GATAAATTTTGGGGGACGGGAGGAGGGGGGTGGACTGGTGGAGTCGAAGAAACAGAGCGACGAGGGCTTTCTGAAGGCTTTGGAATTTCATTATCAATAATATCTTGTACCTTCGATCTAGCAACATCGGCTCCTTTGGAAGAAGCACTTTCGGCTGTCACAATGGTATCTTTGACAGAAGCAGCACCATTGTCAGCATCAGTAACAACGGTTTGAACTACACTGGCGTCGGGAATTTGTGCACTTTCGAAAGTAGAGCGGAAGGTACTATCTGGAACAACAGTATTAACACCATTGCTTAAATGATCCTTTGCTCCATTGAAGTCATTTTGAGCTTCATCCAAAGACACACCAACCGCCGTAGGGCCGCCGACAGAAGATGCTAAGTTTTCGGAACCTTCAACAGAAACAGGGGGGTTAGAAGTACTAGTGTTCTCAACCTGTTTATCAGCGGATTGAGGAGGTTGCTTAGTTGAATAAACACAGCGGATTTTACGATCAAAAATGGAACGGCCTTGTTTTTCCATTTCAGTCCAAAACTCGTGATAATTTTCGACATTACTGGTATCAGCATCACCGATAGCCATACtttgaattaaaaacttgTCACGACATTTAAAGTCAGGAGCAGGCTCCTCCTTCATAGCTTGAAGCAAAACTAGAATATATGTTAGCCAAGATAATAGAAAAACACTAGAGGCACgtaaagataaaaaaaaaagatgataGTAGtttattccaaaaaaagaagagcgaaaaacaacaaactttaaaagaataaaatataatatcacaacttttaaaagtccaaaatgtat
This region of Schizosaccharomyces pombe strain 972h- genome assembly, chromosome: II genomic DNA includes:
- the scs2 gene encoding VAP family protein, whose amino-acid sequence is MSVECSGELFFYPPFTTMSKELISVHNPNPEPVIFKVKTTAPKHYCVRPNSGKIEPKSTVNVQVLLQAMKEEPAPDFKCRDKFLIQSMAIGDADTSNVENYHEFWTEMEKQGRSIFDRKIRCVYSTKQPPQSADKQVENTSTSNPPVSVEGSENLASSVGGPTAVGVSLDEAQNDFNGAKDHLSNGVNTVVPDSTFRSTFESAQIPDASVVQTVVTDADNGAASVKDTIVTAESASSKGADVARSKVQDIIDNEIPKPSESPRRSVSSTPPVHPPPPVPQNLSAVNEEFDTKKNDFDSKLPESTPAVEKVSENLGSETRESLQGAKPAAGAHSSDNALEQIKPSYSADPSSSTGASLTESPGIPPNIVIILCLIFFLIGYLFF